The Musa acuminata AAA Group cultivar baxijiao chromosome BXJ1-3, Cavendish_Baxijiao_AAA, whole genome shotgun sequence genome window below encodes:
- the LOC135619067 gene encoding E3 ubiquitin-protein ligase MIEL1-like: MGEYSCGVCGFYDDDIEKAQYQCSDCGICRVGGGETFFHCQKCGSCYSVHLFNKHSCLENSMRQHCSICYEIRLSNMLQVID; the protein is encoded by the exons ATGGGCGAATATTCCTGTGGAGTGTGCGGATTTTACGATGACGAT ATTGAGAAAGCACAGTACCAGTGCAGTGATTGCGGTATCTGCAG AGTTGGTGGCGGAGAGACCTTCTTCCATTGCCAGAAATGTG GATCCTGCTACTCTGTACACTTGTTTAACAAGCATTCATGTCTGGAGAACTCAATGAGACAAcattgctccatctgttatgag ATACGGTTGTCCAATATGCTCCAAGTCATTGATTGA
- the LOC135619096 gene encoding xylose isomerase-like encodes MKFKMILLLFLLALVVSTVNAEGPQTCAANLEAKCDGGSSDGWKGEFFPGISKIKYEGPTSKNPLSYKWYNAEEEILGKKMKDWFRFSVAFWHTFRGTGADPFGAPTKSWPWEDGTNSLAMAKRRMRAHFEFMDKLGVERWCFHDRDIAPDGKTLVETNANLDEVVALAKELQEGNKIKLLWGTAQLFFHPRYMHGAATSSEVGVYAYAAAQVKKAMEVTHYLGGENYVFWGGREGYQSLLNTDMQRELDHLARFLKAAADYKKKIGFNGTLLIEPKPQEPTKHQYDWDAATAYAFLQKYGLLGEFKLNIECNHATLSGHSCHHELETARINGLLGNIDANTGDPQIGWDTDQFLTDIGEATLVMLSVVRNGGIAPGGFNFDAKLRRESTDVEDLFIAHISGMDTLARGLRNVAKLTEDGSLAELVRKRYQSFDTEIGALIEAGKADFETLEKKVMEWGEPSVPSGKQELAEMIFQSAL; translated from the exons ATGAAGTTTAAGATGATACTGCTGTTGTTCCTCTTGGCCTTGGTTGTATCAACTGTT AATGCAGAAGGTCCGCAAACATGCGCGGCCAATCTTGAGGCTAAGTGTGATGGTGGTTCTTCCGATGGTTGGAAAGGGGAGTTCTTCCCAggcatatcaaaaatcaaatatgaA GGCCCGACAAGCAAAAATCCACTTTCTTATAAGTGGTATAATGCTGAGGAAGAGATACTTGGAAAGAAAATGAAG GATTGGTTTCGATTTAGTGTTGCCTTTTGGCACACCTTTCGTGGGACTGGTGCTGATCCTTTTGGTGCGCCAACAAAATCATGGCCATGGGAGGATGGTACAAATTCATTGGCTATGGCCAAAAGAAGAA TGAGAGCACACTTTGAGTTCATGGACAAGCTTGGAGTTGAAAGATGGTGCTTTCATGACAGAGATATAGCCCCAGATGGTAAAACACTCGTG GAGACAAATGCAAACTTGGATGAAGTTGTAGCTCTTGCAAAGGAACTTCAG GAGGGGAATAAAATCAAACTATTGTGGGGTACAGCTCAGCTTTTCTTTCATCCACGCTACATGCATGGAGCTGCTACTAG CTCAGAGGTTGGAGTTTATGCTTATGCAGCTGCTCAGGTCAAGAAGGCCATGGAG GTGACACATTATCTAGGCGGAGAGAACTATGTTTTTTGGGGTGGGCGTGAAGGGTATCAATCTCTTCTAAACACTGATATGCAAAGAGAGCTTGATCACTTG GCAAGATTTCTTAAAGCTGCTGCTGATTATAAAAAGAAGATTGGGTTCAATG GAACTCTTCTAATAGAACCTAAACCGCAAGAACCGACAAAACACCA ATATGACTGGGATGCTGCAACTGCCTATGCTTTTCTTCAAAAGTATGGCCTTTTAG GAGAGTTCAAGTTGAATATTGAATGTAACCATGCTACTTTATCTGGTCATAG CTGTCATCATGAGCTTGAAACTGCACGGATAAATGGTTTGCTTGGAAATATTGATGCGAATACTGGTGATCCCCAGATTG GTTGGGACACAGATCAGTTCCTTACAGATATTGGAGAAGCAACCCTAGTTATGTTAAGTGTTGTCAGAAAT GGAGGAATTGCACCTGGTGGATTCAACTTTGATGCAAAGCT GCGGAGAGAGAGCACCGATGTTGAGGACCTGTTCATTGCTCATATTTCTGGAATGGACACATTAGCCCGTGGACTGCGAAATGTTGCGAAACTAACCGAG GATGGTTCCCTGGCCGAGCTTGTTCGGAAACGCTACCAAAGCTTTGACACAGAGATTGGTGCTCTAATTGAG GCTGGGAAAGCAGATTTCGAGACACTTGAGAAGAAGGTCATGGAATGGGGTGAGCCTTCTGTTCCATCTGGGAAACAG GAACTCGCCGAGATGATATTTCAATCTGCATTATAG